One part of the Bacteroidia bacterium genome encodes these proteins:
- a CDS encoding alpha/beta hydrolase, protein MSQTFSLSSNGQKFHALKWEASNTQAVMCLVHGHGEHIGRYDHVAKFLAEKGISTLGHDLYGHGKTNFKKGHWPNYEAVMDSIAALIEEARNSYPDKAVFLYGHSMGGNLAANFALRHKPDIAGIILSAPWFRLAFKPSSTDLFLAKMMLNIYPSFTQSTKLDANAISRDPVEVDKYKNDPLVHDLVSPQMFTSIHQSAQWALDHAGDLQLPLLHMHGDADELTSFEASKEFSSKAGGGDVTFQAYPGYFHEMHNESEENRKPVLKLLRSWILERI, encoded by the coding sequence ATGTCTCAAACCTTTTCTCTCAGCAGTAATGGCCAAAAATTTCATGCCTTAAAATGGGAGGCCTCCAATACACAGGCTGTCATGTGCCTGGTGCATGGGCATGGAGAACATATAGGGCGCTATGATCATGTAGCGAAATTTCTGGCGGAGAAAGGAATCTCCACCCTGGGACATGATCTCTATGGGCATGGTAAAACAAATTTTAAAAAAGGACACTGGCCCAATTATGAGGCCGTGATGGATAGCATTGCTGCTTTGATCGAAGAGGCCCGTAATAGTTATCCGGATAAAGCTGTTTTTCTATATGGACATAGTATGGGAGGTAACTTAGCTGCGAATTTTGCGCTGCGCCACAAGCCGGATATTGCAGGAATCATTCTTTCAGCCCCCTGGTTTCGTTTGGCATTTAAACCGAGCAGTACAGACCTCTTCCTGGCCAAAATGATGCTCAATATTTATCCTTCCTTTACCCAATCGACCAAACTGGATGCCAATGCAATCTCTCGCGATCCTGTAGAGGTGGATAAGTATAAAAATGATCCTCTGGTACATGATCTGGTCTCTCCTCAAATGTTTACCAGTATACATCAGTCTGCTCAATGGGCCCTCGATCATGCTGGAGATTTACAGCTTCCGCTTTTGCATATGCATGGAGATGCAGATGAATTAACCAGTTTTGAGGCTAGTAAAGAATTTTCATCAAAAGCTGGAGGAGGTGATGTTACCTTTCAGGCCTATCCCGGTTACTTTCACGAAATGCACAATGAATCCGAGGAAAACAGGAAGCCTGTACTCAAGCTCTTGCGAAGCTGGATACTGGAAAGAATCTAA
- a CDS encoding MATE family efflux transporter → MNKHILRLAIPNILSNLSVPLLSIADTALMGRLEDSALYIGAIALGSIIFNFVYWGFGFLRMGTTGLTAQAYGARDYSEISMILWRSLAVGFLGAILLLIFQWPIGEWGFSLIKGDEEVKAVAKSYYYIRIWAAPATIASYTLHGWFLGMQNARIPMYLTITVNALNIGLNFLFVFGMGMKADGVALATVIAQYLGIIAAIGFFFAHYKGYLSHFSQSKLFKKEALIKFFTVSRDIFIRTLCLIFVFTFFTNESSGFSKEVLAINSILLQFFFVLGFGIDGFAYAAESLVGKYKGAEAFEELKVVVRYLFFWGGGIAAIGSIVYILFPEPLLHIFTDDPQLIEAALPFILWMVAVSFIGGFAFIWDGVYIGATATKAMRNMMLISMPVFFIAYYTLVDSWGNHALWFAMVLFMLSRAISLSWVSPKNIFSS, encoded by the coding sequence GTGAACAAACATATCCTCCGTCTCGCCATACCCAACATCCTGAGTAATCTCTCAGTTCCTCTTTTGAGTATTGCAGATACGGCCCTGATGGGTCGGCTGGAAGATTCGGCCCTATACATAGGTGCAATCGCTCTGGGAAGCATTATTTTCAATTTTGTCTATTGGGGATTTGGATTCCTGAGAATGGGGACCACAGGGCTCACGGCTCAGGCCTATGGTGCCAGGGATTATTCGGAGATCAGCATGATCCTATGGAGATCTCTGGCGGTAGGCTTCCTTGGAGCTATCCTCTTGCTTATTTTTCAGTGGCCCATAGGCGAGTGGGGCTTTAGTCTCATAAAAGGGGATGAGGAAGTAAAAGCAGTAGCCAAATCCTATTATTACATCCGTATCTGGGCTGCACCCGCTACCATTGCTTCCTATACTTTGCATGGCTGGTTTCTGGGTATGCAAAATGCGCGTATCCCTATGTACCTGACCATAACAGTAAATGCACTGAACATCGGGCTCAATTTTCTCTTTGTTTTCGGGATGGGAATGAAAGCAGATGGAGTCGCTTTGGCCACCGTTATTGCTCAATACCTGGGAATAATCGCTGCCATCGGATTCTTCTTTGCTCACTATAAAGGCTATTTATCCCATTTCAGCCAATCCAAACTATTCAAAAAAGAGGCTCTGATAAAATTCTTTACGGTAAGCCGAGACATTTTTATTCGTACCCTTTGTCTCATCTTTGTTTTCACCTTTTTCACCAATGAGTCCTCAGGTTTCAGCAAAGAGGTTCTGGCAATCAACAGCATTTTGCTCCAATTTTTCTTTGTACTGGGATTTGGAATCGATGGCTTTGCCTATGCAGCTGAAAGCCTGGTTGGCAAATACAAAGGTGCTGAAGCTTTTGAGGAGCTGAAAGTGGTGGTTCGCTATTTATTCTTTTGGGGCGGAGGAATAGCAGCTATTGGCTCGATCGTTTATATTCTGTTCCCTGAGCCTTTGCTACACATATTTACAGATGATCCTCAACTCATTGAAGCAGCCCTTCCTTTTATTCTTTGGATGGTGGCCGTTAGTTTTATCGGGGGCTTTGCATTTATCTGGGATGGCGTTTATATCGGAGCAACCGCAACCAAAGCCATGCGAAATATGATGCTTATCAGTATGCCGGTTTTCTTTATCGCCTATTATACATTAGTCGATAGTTGGGGAAATCATGCCCTCTGGTTTGCCATGGTATTATTCATGCTGTCAAGAGCTATCAGCCTGAGTTGGGTTTCCCCAAAAAACATATTCTCTTCCTAG
- a CDS encoding D-Ala-D-Ala carboxypeptidase family metallohydrolase yields the protein MRKRPLLLRLVLLLVFVSVTLIWNYWRTQELIGKWVYDLRYEEAYINSKAEIDQVLNKLQRVPYEKLPEAYKAQTASDKSPFKAMLSNKTYYVVNGDHVYKKLIGEHRIKDFLPKDSFYKRHIKNLDPLNEIYLLLDPELLYKFLELKHSLKNKGYDPEAYQLRSVYRHPLHNANVGGASRSRHILGEALDIGVRDINQDGRSNQQDKEIVLDLLDKEIIANQGGLGLYPNTMSVHFDVRGRRARWNTY from the coding sequence ATGCGCAAGCGTCCCTTACTCCTTCGACTTGTATTGCTCCTTGTTTTTGTTTCAGTTACCTTAATTTGGAATTACTGGCGAACCCAAGAGCTGATCGGGAAGTGGGTATATGACCTCCGTTATGAAGAAGCATATATCAATTCCAAAGCAGAGATCGATCAGGTCTTGAATAAGCTTCAAAGAGTACCCTACGAGAAACTTCCCGAGGCTTACAAAGCCCAAACGGCCTCCGATAAATCTCCCTTTAAGGCAATGTTAAGCAATAAGACCTATTATGTGGTCAATGGGGATCATGTTTACAAAAAACTTATCGGAGAGCACCGCATAAAGGATTTTCTTCCCAAAGATTCATTTTACAAAAGACACATAAAAAATCTGGACCCGCTCAACGAAATTTATTTGTTGCTGGACCCTGAGCTGCTGTATAAGTTTCTTGAACTCAAGCATAGCTTAAAGAATAAGGGATATGACCCTGAAGCTTATCAGCTCAGGAGCGTATATAGACATCCACTCCACAATGCAAATGTGGGCGGAGCGAGTCGGAGTAGACATATTTTGGGGGAGGCCCTGGATATCGGAGTAAGAGATATCAATCAGGACGGGAGATCAAATCAGCAAGACAAAGAAATCGTTCTGGACTTGCTGGACAAAGAGATCATCGCTAATCAGGGAGGGCTAGGCCTTTATCCTAATACGATGTCGGTCCATTTTGATGTAAGGGGGAGAAGAGCGAGATGGAATACCTATTAG